From the genome of Candidatus Auribacterota bacterium, one region includes:
- the mdcA gene encoding malonate decarboxylase subunit alpha, with protein sequence MAGKDYQSLARDKGKRVAAASPLSLDGSKVVPPDRAAALLYAVIRPGDRVAIEGNNQKQADFLARILAGLDPRRINSLHMVQSSVALPEHIAVFERGIARDLDFAFSGPQAKELARIVNEGKVKIGAIHTYLELFGRYFVDRTPRVSLIAAELADARGNLFTGFNTEETPIIAEATAFKQGIVIAQVREITDALPRVDIPGDQVDFVIPCGSSPYIEPLFTRDPAKITEAQIFMAMLALKGIYLPYMVTNLNHGIGYGTAAIELLLPTYGETLGLKGKACTHWILNPHPTLIPAIETGFVETVHSFGSEPGMEEYVRARSDIFFNGPDGSMRSNRLLSQVAGLYASDMFVGLTLQIDENGNSSTATTNRIAGFGGAPNLGDNPGGRRHASSAWLMAGREDEGRRRAVGGLPRGRKLVVQITPTQSEKKGIPVFVEKLEAEKLFEQKLFPLPPIMLYGDVITHIVTEKGIAVLHRCPDLSTRQAAIRAIAGDTPVGRKEKNAETEQLKKQGIVLCPDDIGVRREEAQHSLLAARSIADLVSASGGLYKPPARFLPV encoded by the coding sequence ATGGCAGGGAAGGATTACCAGTCGCTCGCGCGAGATAAAGGAAAGCGTGTCGCTGCCGCGAGCCCGCTGTCGCTGGATGGCTCAAAGGTCGTCCCCCCAGATAGGGCAGCGGCGCTCCTCTACGCCGTCATACGTCCCGGAGACCGCGTCGCCATAGAGGGCAATAACCAGAAGCAGGCTGATTTTCTCGCGAGGATTCTCGCGGGCCTCGACCCGCGCAGGATTAACAGCCTGCACATGGTCCAGTCCTCGGTCGCGCTCCCGGAGCACATCGCCGTCTTCGAGCGGGGCATTGCCCGCGACCTCGACTTCGCCTTCTCCGGCCCCCAGGCGAAGGAACTCGCGCGCATCGTAAACGAGGGGAAGGTGAAGATCGGGGCGATCCACACCTACCTCGAGCTCTTCGGCCGCTACTTCGTGGACCGCACGCCGCGCGTCTCCCTCATCGCCGCGGAGCTCGCCGACGCGCGCGGCAATCTCTTTACCGGGTTCAACACGGAGGAGACGCCGATCATCGCCGAGGCGACCGCCTTCAAACAGGGGATCGTCATCGCCCAGGTGCGCGAGATAACGGATGCCCTGCCGCGCGTGGATATCCCGGGAGACCAGGTGGACTTCGTCATCCCCTGCGGCTCATCTCCGTACATCGAGCCGCTCTTCACCCGTGACCCCGCGAAGATTACCGAGGCCCAGATTTTTATGGCGATGCTCGCCCTCAAAGGAATTTACCTCCCCTACATGGTCACCAACCTCAATCACGGTATCGGTTATGGTACGGCAGCAATCGAACTCCTCCTCCCCACCTACGGGGAAACACTGGGCCTCAAAGGGAAGGCCTGCACACACTGGATCCTCAACCCTCACCCCACCCTGATCCCGGCGATCGAGACGGGGTTTGTGGAGACCGTGCACTCGTTCGGCAGCGAGCCCGGCATGGAGGAGTACGTCCGGGCGCGGAGCGACATCTTCTTCAACGGCCCCGACGGCAGCATGCGCTCCAACCGGCTGCTGTCGCAGGTCGCCGGCCTCTATGCGAGCGACATGTTCGTGGGCCTCACCCTCCAGATCGATGAGAACGGGAACAGCTCGACGGCGACCACAAACCGGATCGCCGGATTCGGCGGGGCGCCCAACCTCGGCGATAATCCAGGCGGCCGGAGGCACGCGAGCAGCGCCTGGCTCATGGCGGGGCGCGAGGACGAGGGTCGCAGGCGCGCCGTCGGAGGCCTGCCGCGCGGGCGGAAACTCGTGGTGCAGATCACCCCCACGCAGAGCGAGAAGAAAGGCATCCCGGTCTTCGTCGAGAAACTCGAAGCTGAAAAGCTCTTCGAGCAGAAGCTCTTCCCCCTCCCGCCGATTATGCTCTACGGAGATGTGATCACGCATATCGTGACAGAGAAGGGAATCGCGGTTTTGCACCGCTGCCCGGATCTCTCAACACGCCAGGCGGCGATCCGCGCCATTGCCGGGGATACGCCGGTGGGGCGGAAGGAGAAGAATGCGGAAACGGAGCAACTCAAGAAGCAGGGCATCGTTCTCTGTCCGGATGATATCGGCGTCAGGAGGGAAGAGGCGCAGCACTCGCTCCTCGCCGCGAGGAGCATCGCCGATCTGGTCAGCGCTTCCGGAGGCCTCTACAAGCCTCCCGCACGCTTCCTCCCCGTTTAA